The genomic region TCTAACCATTTCTACTAGGAAGATATAATACACACCTTCTACACTCTCTTCCATATCACTGGATATCGTTCCATCCTTCACTTCAGACTGAAGGTGATCGATAATAGCCAACGCTAATCGTTTTCTCGTCTCTCCCATCTTGTTTCAAGTTGCAGCAGCTATCCCGTATGTGAGAGGCGGATCTGGACGACGCAATTGGTCGAACACGACACGAATGGCTCTCACGTTGACTGTGTTTACTTTCTTGGTTTTTGGATTAGCTCATGCAACTGATAAAGAGCCACATGAGCAACGGAAGAATCCAGGAGAGAGTTGGCTCGATACTGACTTCTACCCTACGTTTCACAACAAAGAAGCTATCACGCCCGCACAGTCAGACAATTCTAAATCGGAACCGACTAAATCTCAAGCGCCATCGACGAAGGATACGAAGCAACACGAAATTTCAAAGCAATGCGTGGGCGCGGAAGGAATATACACATCCGGGTGTCCATTGCTGATGTCCCATTACCGAAGATATGTTAGTGTTTTAGTAAATATGCTGGATGAGAAACGTATCGTCGCTGGAACGGATTTTCTAATTTACTGCAATTTGGAAGAGACAAAATTTCAGTTGCTCAAAAATTTTTCTCGTGACCAACATGTTGCAATTCAAGAAGTGAATCTCGTGCTCGAGAAGATGATCACAGACGTGAGCACGACCAGTGGTGAACACGTTCCACCGACATTACTGTTTGGTTTCGATAGAATGACATTGTTGGGAATGCTGACAACAGTCGTGATCTGCATTGTGTCCATTCTACTCTCCTTTTGGTTGATTATACAAATCAGTCGTGTCCCTCTGCTACCTGTTTGGAAATATTTTGTtggctttgtgtttgttgttttgatagCTAGCACTGTCATCGAGTGGTTCCACCTCTATCAGACGGCAGTCGCCGAGAAGATGTCAACTCAAGCGAAAGACATTCCACCAGAGTGTACTGCAGAAGGGGCCACGGGGTGGACGACTCTTGCCAGCTGGATGAAGTCTACGTTCACTCTATCTGAGGATGCATGTCTTAAGTATTACCAAGCTGTTGCTATCGATCCAATAGTAAGATCGAACCCCACAAAAGCTCTGGTTATTTCGTTCACTCATGTCATCGTGGAGCCGATGAAGATGATATTTAGTGGACTCGGTGTTGCATTCCGAGGTCTTCTGCAGCCACTTCCTGTTCAGTGGCAACCTTTTGTCTTCATCGTTGCTATattattgcttgttttgtttctcGTAATGGTTATGGGTTATTCAGTCAGCTTACCATTTTTGTTCAGTTTTGGACCAAAACAAAGGCCTCCAGCACTAACAGATGGTAAAGAAATGAAGGACATGCTTCTTCAGCTGAAGGAACAAATCACTGAGCAAAACTCACAAACTGCTCAACTACAGGAACAGAATCGAGCACTCCAAGGGCAAATACAAAGCCTGCAGGCCATGAGACCGTTACTAGCGATTAAGGATACTGAACATCCTGCGAACAAAAATGCAGAATTGCTGACACCCGTACAAGAAAGCCACCTGAATATTCCACCTGAGAATGATTTTGATACGAAAGCAAATGTTGTTGATTCGATTGGAGCTTCGGTGTCAGGGCAGTAACGGTCGACTACTCTATGTTTTGTAATTGCGCTGATCTCTTGTAATTGAATATCTAGATCATGTATGTTTTATAACTGCACTTCTCTGCATTTGAGTATCTATCTAGGGATATCGTATTCGTACACGAAAACAAATGAAACGCAGTTCTATGCCAACTGGCTACAGCTTTgacttttgtgtttgtgattttTCAGCAAATCTCCAACCAAGATCGGCTATATACTGTGTCATCATGCCAACAGCTTCTGCGTTTGCAGCACTGGCTTGACctaaacaaatgaaaatgaagatatcaaataaacagatggGCTGTTTGATTCACATTCTTAATTCATGAAAATAAACGGTCCTGATATAtatcaaaatatatttatgtaaCAGTATTTAcgcacaga from Corticium candelabrum chromosome 10, ooCorCand1.1, whole genome shotgun sequence harbors:
- the LOC134185572 gene encoding uncharacterized protein LOC134185572, yielding MALTLTVFTFLVFGLAHATDKEPHEQRKNPGESWLDTDFYPTFHNKEAITPAQSDNSKSEPTKSQAPSTKDTKQHEISKQCVGAEGIYTSGCPLLMSHYRRYVSVLVNMLDEKRIVAGTDFLIYCNLEETKFQLLKNFSRDQHVAIQEVNLVLEKMITDVSTTSGEHVPPTLLFGFDRMTLLGMLTTVVICIVSILLSFWLIIQISRVPLLPVWKYFVGFVFVVLIASTVIEWFHLYQTAVAEKMSTQAKDIPPECTAEGATGWTTLASWMKSTFTLSEDACLKYYQAVAIDPIVRSNPTKALVISFTHVIVEPMKMIFSGLGVAFRGLLQPLPVQWQPFVFIVAILLLVLFLVMVMGYSVSLPFLFSFGPKQRPPALTDGKEMKDMLLQLKEQITEQNSQTAQLQEQNRALQGQIQSLQAMRPLLAIKDTEHPANKNAELLTPVQESHLNIPPENDFDTKANVVDSIGASVSGQ